The nucleotide window atttgtaGCAGACCTTTAGGTTGCATTATTTACTGATTCAATGTGGAAAATATTTTGTgatcaataaaatgttttaaaaacaactaaatttaattcatttatttagtacTTGAgtgattcattttaaaattaagaCATTTAATGAACATGCtggaaataaaaataggaaGAAATAGtaatagaattaaaaaataaaataaaaattaaaaaaatgctaaaaggcTTATAattaccacaagatggcaccacaGCACTACATTTCTATTACAAAGCCTTTTGCGCCATCTCCTAGCTGCTCCTCCCCACACGTAACAGTTCATTTACACCAAGAATGTACCAAAACACTACATTTTAATTCGGGCTTTGACAAGGACTGCCTGGAACGAACCAAAATTAAAAGTTGCTAAGGTGcattatttacaaagaaaatagggaaaataatggaaaacggttgtttacaaaaataacatttaaacagaaaaagaagtatacatatatttttaaacaaatatccatttggtttttgtttgtttgttttttatcatcAAAGAATGTCAAACttaaaaatttgaatttaaaaacacGTACCAGTCCTTTGAGGTGAGCCAGGTCGATGTTGCCATCTTTGTCCACTTCCACCACTTGCACCTTCATGCCCGCCATCTGAGCGCTGGCCGGGTTTGTGCCGTGCGCAGACTTGGGGATCAAACACACCTGTGatgcacacacaaagacatCTCGTCAATAATTGCATCAAGAAgccatcaaaaagctttttaaaaaatgtgttttaattaacaacacaaaaaatgaaattcagTCAAACGTTTTCCCCGTTTGTATTTATAGAAATTTCAACAATCAtaacaatgtaaatgtaataaatgaaagaaataacatgacaacattaaataaataaaatatataatatacagtaaTGTACATAATGAAGCATTTatacaaatgcaaattaaaTATCCCAAATTCAATAAATTTAACAATCTAATCGACAATATAATTCAAGGTCTTCTATTTAAGTcattctagattttttttttaaataaatgtaaaaaaatatatatataaaaataaataaactcttaaaaatcaaattaagaTTTTTCTGTCTTTGTTTAATAATTCTTGATATGTCAaatctaaaaagaaaaacttttaaaaCGTAAACTAAAATTTCAGCCAACAGTTTTATTTCTTAATTCATATTTTGTATAcatgtaaagaaaatgtataataaCTAATATTGTAACTGTATATATTGTAATTTAAACAagattttttcaaattaaaatcttGATACAATACATTTACATGTAGTAAACAGTGTAAAAccatattttattacattaaaatattatattaatgaAATGCAGCATGGAAAAAACATCCTTCAGCAGTGACTAATGTTTTTATGTGACCTGAATGTTTAAGCGTCCTGCTGGTGGTTACTAATTGATCTGCTGCCTTATTAGGGTGACACTCATgacattgcacaataaatccgGGACACTTAGACCCCACAAGTTGGGCAACGTCCACAAATAACACACAGGCGGCCTCGGCAAAACATAAACACCAAATATGGAATCTTGTCAATTTGGACTTTGACTTCTTCATGACCGGCCCACCTATCTAAGATGCATGCACAgaccattataaaaaaaaaaaaaaaaaaaaaaaaggcattagaGTACCATGTGCAAAAAGTACAGTCAGCCGTTCTTTAATCTCAGAGGATGTCTTATCTTCAACTTGTCCTCAAGTGCTGGCCAATCGGCATGCGTGTtgaactgtgatgtcacagtGACCCATTGTAGCACATTGTGTGGACATGCTATGTGAGTGATAAAGATCACGCTCCTCACTTACTCACTCACAAACAGAAAGGACAAATAAAGTGACccaaagaaaaacattgtaGTGTAACGTCGTAAGGTTAAcaaattgtaatattaaaataaaaatgttgtaatgttaagagaaaaaaagttgcagtaGGTAAGAGAATTAAAGTAGCAAtatattatgagaataaagttaatGGGTTGcctaaagtgaaaaaaaaagtctgaatgaTATGGGAAAATTAGCAGAAGTTACagctcatgagaaaaaaaaaatcgcaagttTACAAAAGAAGTCGTAATATGTTCAAGAATAATTTTAATGTAATAATtacgagaataaagttgtaatgctgcatgaaaaaactTTACTTCTAATGAGAAAAGAATGGTGGAAGTTGCAGTAGGTACGAGAATTCATTTGCGGTGACAAAAAAGTTGCAAATATTTAAAGGGACACGATGCAAGATTcagaatttttgcacatttgcgacccctctggtgaaacgtggaatggaccccagcgacgtgcacacggccaggagcgTGCGCGACTTATCGGGCACGAGTAAACCTCtaagttaatcgaacaaacgtaaacacggagcacaacgcctttttcataggtttaataatgtctacagaggtaagaaacgtattaatcttcaagttactttgtatgtgaaagtcattttgagtgacaaaagcttacgtaattacaaccttccaaacgtaaatagtgcaatccgtgaatccgatgacattgaggatagcaatacgttgctaatatgcccaagtgcggagacattagtaagcgaccgtgtggtagttttattctgcactgctaatcataagtagaccctatcgtattttcgttacgaagtcttacctttttagcaaaaagtcagcaagctgtgggtcccgtttcatccccaggatagctctgagctctctccacctgacgaacactgctcctatatttatctGCGTCCTCCCGTGACGTGGTCTGAaatttttttacttctctttgtcttccgtggagtctccataagggattgagacgtattgggtgcaggtctctttaagtccatcttgaattagctgtcctgtcctGGAAGTTGCGTGAACGatcgcgagagctaacagggacaatagcgtgtacgcgcatgacgtcatgctcagagcaaaagctaaagtttccggcccgaaccctccaacattttttccttttacagaaaaataggggcaacagtcattgtgccagagtcgtgcctcctgtccattatacaattcttaaaacgtgcgggtgaaaaatatggttattttaacactcaaatttgagtctaatcttgcatcgtgcacctttaaaaaaaaaaaaatccacaattttTCAGGACAAAATAGTCTAATGTTGCAAGAATAAAATCTGAATTTAAATACAGACATTTGCAcaagcacaataataaacattgttaagtaggggtgtgaattgcctaggacctgacgattcgatccgtatcacgattcataggtcacgattcgattcgataccgattaatcacgatatgaatttacaagtcgattgttacgattctTTTTACTCAATTCaatagcattcagtaaacttttacatttacactgtaagatttgtatgaaaatttattatttattgatctcaaacttcagtgttataactgtgagccactgtatttaacaaacaggttgtaacctatttcatgttagaacagcattgaaataaaatattaaggcttaatgttccattaatataacattcttccatgcttaaggtgtgaaagttagacattttgttgaatattttttcagcaaaaatggatgttaaaaaatcgattcggctgcctattgaatcgattcgagaattgcgtgctgtagtatcgcgatatattgccgaatcgattttttttaacaccccctaTTGTTAAGCATAGCATATCATTGACTTCAGTGCAAATACAGCATGAtgacattgttgtttttgtgcatcACTTACGCTTCTTGAACTCTCCCCCTTTGAGTTGAGGTAGGCCTTAATAGCTGCCAGCCCAGCATATTCTCCTTGAGCGCCACTGGAACAGGAAAGACATGGTGCTAAATACACAATTCACATTCTAATGACAACCTACAACATTATGAATGGACAACTACAAATATGATGTATCGCAGTGGGATTTAGAAATTAGTCtttcaaaatatgttttaatttgATGCGATCTGGGCTCACCTGTTTGGCTGGAAGGAGATCTTGTCATAGCCCGTCACCTCACAGAGGTCCTTCTCCAGCTGCCCGAAGAGCTTCTGGTAGCCCTCGGCTTGATCCAGAGGCACGAACGGATGAATGTTGGCAAACTCTCTCCACGTGATTGGCTAAGGaaacaaatatacattttaattagctaaaagaaataaatagtaacttttaaaaacatgaaatagacATTTGGATGGAGAAAAGTGACTCACCATGAGCTCCGAGGAGCTGTTAAGCTTCATGGTGCAAGAGCCCTAAACAGttcccattattattatcattattaaattcTTATATTTAGTAATTTTTGAAAGTGGTGCTGTGATGAGTTCTCACCAGTGGGATCATGCTGTGCACTAGTGAGATGTCTTTGTTCTCCAAGCGCTTCATATAGCGTACAATGTTAGTCTCTGAGTGGTAACTGAGGATAAACCAAAGCAGAATGGTTAgcgacatgctaatgctaacattaggAGAAAGGGCTGAATGGGTGTGATATCGTGTTACAACTCGAGTTACTCAAAGATATTAGAGGCCATGAATGGATCATTTATGGTCCCAGTAAAGATAACAGTTGCAAACGAACACTTGACATGCCTGAAAAAACCTCACAGCTTGAACTGCAAAACGTTGACAGAGAACAAGACTGACAAAAGTTTACTTGAGTGGCTAACGCTGTCAACTTCAAACCAATCAAGAGGAACAACAAATCTTGTTTGTTGTGTTGTTCAGGTTAGCATGGAATGCAAGTTAAGAGGACAAGACTGATAAAAGTAAACACATTGGCGGCCACCACTGTTAGCCTCAAAACATCAAGTAATAGATGGTTAACATAAAATGCTTGGCCCCATTTTAAAGATGTACGTTAGCAACTATCACTTGAGGAACAACAAATTTTGTTAGATAACGTACTGTATGTTATCTCATCATGGCTTAGCATTGAATGGCAGTTCTTtgacatgacaaaaaataaaaaataaactaccgGTGGGTACCTGAACTACTAAAAGTTATTTAAAGAATGATAAACGTTCACCTTAGCAGCTAAGACAGTTAGCTCCAAAACACTCAAGAGGAACAACAAAACTGGTTAGATCACGTATCCCGGAGATTACACGGAATGATAGTTGATGTCACAAGTAACTTTCCACCTGTTGAAGACTTGGTGGGCCAGGTACTTGCTGGTCCTCTTGAAAGGACTTCCCATGATGCCCTTCATCCGCTCACCCATCTTCTCAGCGATAAGCTCCTACAAATAAAATGGAGCACCACCCCATCGCTGAAATTAacacaaagcaacaaaatggGATGGCTTGAAAATAAGTATTGGTGTCAACATACAGCAGAGGATTCACAGCCAAAGACCCATAGCAAGTCGTCCAGGTCCCTTTCGGTCACCGTCTCGTCCAGCGATACGCCCAACTGGAATGAGACAAGGAAGAGGTGTGTGGGATCATAATTGATCTGTATACTGTACACAGTACACACTACCCAAGTATCCCAAGACTAGTTTTATTGCTGCCCCTCAATCAAGTCACTTTCTCTGAGTCTTGAGGATCAATGGAAgacatttcattattttcaaGGAGAAAAGGGGTAAATCATGCCAGTTTACCACACTTCAAACATGTGCATTACTATCAAATTACGAACTGAGGCTTGGGCACCTTCGCAGACACAGAGATAAgactaagaaaatggatgaaacaCTGATAACGCTAGACTCAAAATATCATAAGTGTAGGAACTACTCACCACTCCATCAGCGAAGACCCTGAGGTTAATGTTCCTCTGCGCAGCTCTCTCCAAGATGTCCTTGGCCGCTACACCGCAGGTGATTTTCAGTGTGTCGAAGAACATCTCACTGTGCAGCCGATGTCCTGCTCTCTTCAGACCTACACCATACCATGACTTAATCATTGCGTTTTTGCTGGGATGGTGCAAGGACCTTACCCTCGGCGAGGATGAGAGTGGCATTGTGTGTCCTCTCAGCAATGTGTTTGAGTCCTTGTGGACCATGGTAGAGTGCAAACATGGCAGCCATGTTGGCTAGCAGAGCctgatttttggaaaatgaCCCCAATTAGGACATGATGAGACATTTCTGTGAATCATCCGTGGTCTGGAGGTCCTACCTGAGCTGTGCAGATGTTGCTGGTGGCTTTGTCTCTGCGGATGTGCTGTTCCCTGGTCTGCAGTGCAAGCCGAAACACTTCCTTTCCCGCAGCATCTCTAAAATATCAACCTTTTAACTTCAACATGCACTTTTGGATGAAATTTTAGGATGAATCTAAAATGCACGATGACCCTTTCAAGTTCACCATCTCCAAACTTTTGAATTGAACACAACTTGCTGTTCCCTAACAAGGAGCTTAACGGCAAAATTCACAAACAAGTCTCAGTGTCCTACCTGGTTACGCCAACCATTCTGCCGGGCATCATTCGGACCAGATTGTCTTTGACAGAGAAGAATGCGGCGTGAGGACCCCCGTAGCACAGGGGAACCCCGAATCTCTGGGAGCTTCCCAGTGCAATGTCCACACCAAACTCGCCGGGGGGACGCAGCACGCACAGTGCCAAGAGGTCTGTCGCGCAGCAAGCCAGGGCctagaaaacaaaaatcaatttcTGTGGGAAACGAAAAACAACAGTGCATTGAACAATATGGTCAAGAATCTACTCAAGAAATGAGAACTCAACACAGATTCAAAACCAGGACCTCTAACCTGTCAGGCAAACATATCAACAACTCATCCAACCATGCTGTTACCAAGTTCAAACCCTACCAATTTACTGACATTTGGGACAATGGGAATGTCTTACCCCTTCCTTGTGCGCCTGGTCCACAAGGTTCGTGAAGTCCTCCACCCTGCCGTCAGTGTCGGGGTACTGGAACAGAACGCCGCTGATGTCTTTCTTGCTGAAGTCCATCTCGTGAGGCAGCTTCAGCACCGTCTTCACACCAATGTAGCTGGAACAGAGTCAAACGGTGTGCCAATGTAGGATAACACCATTTAGGACCGTTGACAGTCATTTGCGCGTGTCCCTACTTGGCTCTGGTCTGCACCACCGCAATGGTCTGAGGGTGACAACGAGGGTCTATATAGAAGATTCTTCTTTTGTTCTGTCTGGGAGACGAACGCAAGGAAACCCAGGACAGTTACGCAGTCTCAGGATCTCTTCCTTTGCTTACCTTGTAGTACTGCTATGGCTTTTCGTCATACCTGTGGCAGAGTTGCATGGCCTCGGCGGCGGCTGTGCCCTCATCCAGCAGCGAGGCGTTGGCCATGGGCAGGCCTGTGATGTCGCAGATCATGGTTTGGTAGTTGAGGAGAGATTCCAGGCGACCTTGGGACACCTCGGGCTGGTAGGGTGTGTACTGAGTCACCCTGAGGATAAGAAATATCGAGGGGCAAGAGGGCACCAGTCGGAATGAAGAAGGGTCTTAGGGGatgcagaccttttttttttttttttttttttttttttaaatgatagtgAGTATTCCATTTAACATTCTTAAAAACATTATAATATCggttatcttatttttttttgttaaatgtagGCTAGGATTTAGGAtatgtttctttttaaaataaagttaaaaaaatatccatAATTGTTCATTGTAGTCAAGCAGACAATATCAACTGGCCGACATTGTCACGAGTTGAAGTAAAACTCAATTCACATGGCAGCTTCCTGTCGCCCGGAACATATTAGAACTAGCAACCAAAACCTTGTGGTCAGTCAGCGGATCATCAGAGGTTACTTGAGTTCTCCAACTCACCAGCCGGCGTTCTCCAGGAGGTTCCGCTGGATGGGCGGCGGCACGCAGCAGTTGTAGTAGCCCATGCCAATATAGGAACGCCAAACCTTGTTCTTGGTTGCGATTTTGTGCAGCGACTCCAAGACTTCATTCTCACCTGGAACATTCCCAGCACAAATGTAGACCATCAAAGAAGATGGGAAAAGGATCTGGTCATAAGCAGGAATGGTAAGACAGCGTACAAGATGATTATTCACAACAGCAACCAAGAACGAACGGACAAATAGCAGATTTAACAGGCTATTTTAAAATGGGCCTCAAGTTCTCAGAAGTCATTGTTGCGACCAAGCGGAAGGTTCCGTAGGCCCTTTCACGTAGAGATTCTACAAAACTGGCACAACAGGGTCGCAACACAATCTCTGGCATTTCACGCAGCTTTAACAGGCCATTGGAAATACTCTAAATCAGATATCCCAAACCAACAAGCCACAGACCAGTACGCATCTGTGGGGTACCAGGCCACACAAGAGAATAAAGACAAAAACTTTCATTTTGAACCTCAGGTCTATCTGTTTTTGCCTCTGCACCATTAAAACCACTTGTCTCAGTCATGTGATATCCTATGCCAGTAAAAAGTAAACCCATAAGCCTCTTAAAAGAGAACAAATGATGATAGATGAAAAGACAAAGGTGCTTTGAAAAGGCCAACTGTGCAGTCCTACTTATTTATCAAAACAGATGATTCTCACGCACAAAACCCGACGACAAGCTCGCACATGAGCGAATTGAAGCCTTCAATACTGCTTGGGCACGTGGAGATCATGCAGCCAGCATTAAAAGACAAAGCCTGGattaaaattaaagcagaaTGTTCAGGGATTCCTTCCATTTCAACACCCCATGTGAAGCTGGATTTTCTGCAGAGATGTCAACCAAAACAAGATTACGCAGACATAGATTCTGTCTCACTCTACTGCAACATCATCATTGCATCATCTCCCATTGAACatggtaaaatatttttttgcctgaCTGATCCATggcgcaaaaagtgttgaggCCCACCGCTCTGAATTTACCAGAAGATCAGTTTCGAACCAATCTGTATGGTACGGTTCGGGACGATGCATTGTAAAGGCACCCAGATTTCAGTTGAGGTGCCGGTCACAAAGATAGTGGAGGGCGGAGTAATAAAAACCCCGCAACCTGCTGATTGGTGTGCAGAGGATAATTGAATACAACTGACTTGCATGGGTATGACATCAGCCTATTTTACCACAGCGACCTAAGATGAACCCTTTTAGTAGAAACTTTTAAAAACCGTCTGACCTCTCCCGAGTTTGATCCACTTTGTTTTATCAGAGTCACCACGTGGCCGTCACGTCGCACCACTCCTCTGCTTAATGTCAAATTATTCCTATGAGCAGCACTGGGAGCTGCGGAACAAACGGGATTAAAAACAAGCAGAAGCAGATTAGAACGTGGGCGactgagagagagaggaaacgAGGGCATATTTTGTTTGCAAACATCCAGAGAAGAGCTGAATCCATACAGCATGCTTCTATCTCCCCCTCCTCATTTAACGAGAGCTGTGCCAAAGCAACCACTGAGATTCCTTTGGTTGCCTAGCAACGCCGAGGAATGGGACAATGGCGCCCCATCTGAACTACTACTGGGGAAAGAAGGgaagacaccaaaaaaaaagaaaaggaaaaaaaatctttgtgcAGTTGATTCAATGTCAGGTATGCCATAAATATAAATGCATTTGTGGAAAATTTCAGTTAAATTCACAGAAAATGTCGGGTAAATTTCCATGGGAATTCTAGATGGGTAATCTAGGAAATATTCCAAACTGGAaactttccattttattttgtccTAAGCAAACATCTATGAAAATATATCATTTCTCCTTGCCCACTTGCCACTTAAATTTCAGTTATAGAAACCATCAATACTACATGTACTACTTCAGgcagagcaaaacaaaaaaacaaaaaaacaaaaccctgaTTCAGATCCATGCAGGAGCTCCATTGTTGTCGTCCCCTTTGCTGGTGTTTTCTTGCAAAGCCTCATAAAGGCTGAAGCAGCAGAAAACGCCTGCACCGAGCCTCCCTGTCCCGACCAATAGAACGCCAGGTGACTCAGACAAACTTAGTTAATCATTCCCGCTTTTGTATTTATGGTCTATActctatacaaaaaaaaaaaaaaaaaaatggcacttgTGTCAGCACTCATCCGAGCTTATCAGTAAATCATCAAGCTTGGATGGTGGTGAGTTATTAAGTACACAATTGCGCAAACAAAGAGGTGATTACATTAAACTGTAAACACCCAATGGGAcaaatcattttaattaataaacaaaGACCAAGCCAAAACAATGAAACTCTGAATGAAATGTGAACATATTGACTACACTGTTTGACAAAAATTTCACGTGAGGGATTAAAATCAGCATTTAACCAACAAAGTGACTCTCATCGACCAATCGTTGAGGGCATTGTTTACTTTGATAAAATTAACGTCTCGCTTCATATAAAAACGtttgtccttttttgtttgtttggtttgacaTAGAGATGCCCTGATACCGCTTTTTTTGACTGAGGCATTTGAGTACTAGTCGATGCAGAGTACCAACACTCGATCGACAATGCCATTATGTCTTGC belongs to Festucalex cinctus isolate MCC-2025b chromosome 5, RoL_Fcin_1.0, whole genome shotgun sequence and includes:
- the gldc gene encoding glycine dehydrogenase (decarboxylating), mitochondrial isoform X2, producing MQRCAKSWGIFSAKATGVVGAANRTCAAGGGRMMWRAAGRWSSVPGASLATRSIRTSAAVCSRRIERILPRHDDFAERHIGPGEREKRDMLDALGLESIEQLIENTVPSSIRMRQSMKLDDPVCENEVLESLHKIATKNKVWRSYIGMGYYNCCVPPPIQRNLLENAGWVTQYTPYQPEVSQGRLESLLNYQTMICDITGLPMANASLLDEGTAAAEAMQLCHRQNKRRIFYIDPRCHPQTIAVVQTRANYIGVKTVLKLPHEMDFSKKDISGVLFQYPDTDGRVEDFTNLVDQAHKEGALACCATDLLALCVLRPPGEFGVDIALGSSQRFGVPLCYGGPHAAFFSVKDNLVRMMPGRMVGVTRDAAGKEVFRLALQTREQHIRRDKATSNICTAQALLANMAAMFALYHGPQGLKHIAERTHNATLILAEGLKRAGHRLHSEMFFDTLKITCGVAAKDILERAAQRNINLRVFADGVLGVSLDETVTERDLDDLLWVFGCESSAELIAEKMGERMKGIMGSPFKRTSKYLAHQVFNSYHSETNIVRYMKRLENKDISLVHSMIPLGSCTMKLNSSSELMPITWREFANIHPFVPLDQAEGYQKLFGQLEKDLCEVTGYDKISFQPNSGAQGEYAGLAAIKAYLNSKGESSRSVCLIPKSAHGTNPASAQMAGMKVQVVEVDKDGNIDLAHLKGLVDKHKANLAAMMITYPSTFGVFEEQIQDVCELIHNAGGQVYLDGANMNAQVGLCRPGDYGSDVSHLNLHKTFCIPHGGGGPGMGPIGVKSHLAPFLPSHPVVSMQSVNSSSSLGTISAAPWGSSAILPISWAYIKMMGAKGLVHATEIAILNANYMAKRLEGHYKILYRGAKGLLEPIPAGFGL
- the gldc gene encoding glycine dehydrogenase (decarboxylating), mitochondrial isoform X1; this translates as MQRCAKSWGIFSAKATGVVGAANRTCAAGGGRMMWRAAGRWSSVPGASLATRSIRTSAAVCSRRIERILPRHDDFAERHIGPGEREKRDMLDALGLESIEQLIENTVPSSIRMRQSMKLDDPVCENEVLESLHKIATKNKVWRSYIGMGYYNCCVPPPIQRNLLENAGWVTQYTPYQPEVSQGRLESLLNYQTMICDITGLPMANASLLDEGTAAAEAMQLCHRQNKRRIFYIDPRCHPQTIAVVQTRANYIGVKTVLKLPHEMDFSKKDISGVLFQYPDTDGRVEDFTNLVDQAHKEGALACCATDLLALCVLRPPGEFGVDIALGSSQRFGVPLCYGGPHAAFFSVKDNLVRMMPGRMVGVTRDAAGKEVFRLALQTREQHIRRDKATSNICTAQALLANMAAMFALYHGPQGLKHIAERTHNATLILAEGLKRAGHRLHSEMFFDTLKITCGVAAKDILERAAQRNINLRVFADGVLGVSLDETVTERDLDDLLWVFGCESSAELIAEKMGERMKGIMGSPFKRTSKYLAHQVFNSYHSETNIVRYMKRLENKDISLVHSMIPLGSCTMKLNSSSELMPITWREFANIHPFVPLDQAEGYQKLFGQLEKDLCEVTGYDKISFQPNSGAQGEYAGLAAIKAYLNSKGESSRSVCLIPKSAHGTNPASAQMAGMKVQVVEVDKDGNIDLAHLKGLVDKHKANLAAMMITYPSTFGVFEEQIQDVCELIHNAGGQVYLDGANMNAQVGLCRPGDYGSDVSHLNLHKTFCIPHGGGGPGMGPIGVKSHLAPFLPSHPVVSMQSVNSSSSLGTISAAPWGSSAILPISWAYIKMMGAKGLVHATEIAILNANYMAKRLEGHYKILYRGAKGFVAHEFILDVRPFKKSANVEAVDVAKRLQDYGFHAPTMSWPVSGTLMIEPTESEDKAEMDRFCDALLGIRQEIADIEEGRMDSRVNPLKMSPHSLACISSSTWDRPYSREFAAFPLPFIRPETKFWPAISRIDDIYGDQHLVCTCPPMEVYESPYEEKRASS